A single genomic interval of Mucilaginibacter boryungensis harbors:
- a CDS encoding glycosyltransferase family 4 protein encodes MKILIVHNDLRVYWKRRLIYLRKFLDAKGIDLYAVELFGKGSPYDFDLYSKKEAWWDCLFPDKSNDQLTKYQIKDRIFSKLNELQPDIVIAGSIVFYAGALSLQWAKANKKKFIMFDDAKVSDVKRNFLVQTIKNLITRQIDALWLPSKNYEEGYAGILNKNKIHFFYGYDCIDNDQFKFKGERVFNKQTIVCVARLVPIKNIENLLKAWRAVEEINSNYRLIIIGDGPLAQDLKDIKESLQHKTVDFVGAIENEKVLEYLHKSDALVLPSFAESWGLVVNEAMAAGLPVLLSNKVNAANTLLKEGVNGYSFHPSNVVEMQQKILSFIGLSESAKKEMSDNSLKIIGTMDFENMGQQLISTLNKLALQPYNRPGLLARLIINLWYGRYNTAGWDKKEDWNDKRLFR; translated from the coding sequence ATGAAAATTTTAATTGTTCATAACGATCTGCGTGTGTATTGGAAGCGCAGGCTGATATATTTAAGAAAATTTCTAGATGCTAAGGGGATTGATCTGTATGCCGTTGAGCTTTTTGGTAAGGGATCGCCTTATGATTTCGATCTATATAGTAAAAAAGAAGCGTGGTGGGATTGCCTTTTCCCGGACAAGAGCAATGACCAGCTTACCAAATATCAAATTAAAGACCGAATATTTTCAAAACTAAATGAACTGCAGCCGGACATAGTAATTGCCGGATCGATTGTTTTTTATGCCGGGGCTCTATCCTTACAGTGGGCAAAAGCTAATAAGAAAAAGTTTATAATGTTTGACGATGCGAAGGTTTCGGATGTAAAAAGAAACTTCTTAGTGCAAACTATAAAGAATTTAATCACCCGCCAGATCGATGCCTTGTGGCTGCCATCAAAAAACTATGAAGAAGGGTATGCGGGGATACTGAACAAAAATAAGATCCATTTCTTTTACGGATACGATTGTATTGACAATGATCAATTTAAATTTAAAGGCGAAAGGGTATTTAATAAACAAACCATTGTTTGTGTAGCCCGGCTGGTCCCTATAAAAAACATCGAAAACTTATTAAAAGCCTGGCGCGCTGTAGAAGAAATTAATAGCAATTACAGGTTAATTATTATTGGCGATGGCCCGCTGGCTCAAGACTTGAAAGATATCAAGGAATCACTTCAACATAAAACAGTAGACTTTGTAGGCGCCATAGAAAACGAAAAAGTGCTTGAATATTTACATAAATCCGATGCGCTGGTTTTACCAAGCTTCGCCGAAAGCTGGGGTTTGGTAGTGAACGAAGCCATGGCGGCAGGCTTGCCGGTATTATTAAGCAATAAAGTTAATGCCGCTAATACATTATTAAAAGAAGGCGTCAATGGATATAGCTTCCATCCGTCAAACGTTGTAGAGATGCAACAAAAAATCCTCAGTTTTATCGGGTTGTCGGAGTCTGCCAAAAAAGAAATGTCGGATAATTCGTTAAAAATAATCGGCACAATGGACTTCGAAAATATGGGGCAACAACTAATTAGTACATTAAATAAACTTGCCCTACAGCCATACAATCGGCCTGGTTTGCTTGCGAGGCTAATAATTAACCTATGGTATGGCAGATATAATACTGCCGGTTGGGATAAAAAAGAAGATTGGAATGACAAACGTTTATTTAGGTAA
- a CDS encoding MBG domain-containing protein, producing the protein MTKRLFYLIIILIGFVISFNKSEACVVKGIIYKDANFKSSYATPVINESGTPGYLSTTYGTASTAANFTVSGTNMTAGILVTPPMGYEVSVNNSTFYSTLTIGSAGNIPNTIIYIRLMATASSGNYGGNIVLSSSGAANVNVATTNSTINKAPLTVTANNANKMYGTTLTGGAGSQAFTVTGLQNGETIGSVTIAYGTGAQATDPVGTYTSCVAIGSATGGTFSANNYNITYVGANIIVNPAPLVVIADDVSKVYGTTITGGPGSKAFTTAGLQNGETVGTVTIGYGTGAAAADVAGAYIDCVTIAAATGGSFTSHNYIITYVPGKLTVVPAALSIYADDVTKVYGTVLQGGPGYTAFTSSGLQNGETIGSVLVGYGTAGAADAHVGNCRSCVTVANATGGTFNPFNYKITYEPGNILVTPAPLTIIADDKIKQYGEPNPVLTASYSGLVNGDSPAQLTIKPIITTPATDISPPGSYPITATGALSPDYTITYVPGTLLIVEAYAIPNAFTPNGDGINDTWHIQFLDSYHHCTVSVYNRFGQSVFYANDYGTPWDGTFQGGALPAGVYYYVIDLKNINKHLAGYITIIR; encoded by the coding sequence ATGACAAAACGTTTATTTTATCTCATTATTATACTAATTGGTTTCGTTATATCTTTTAATAAAAGTGAAGCTTGCGTTGTTAAAGGGATTATATATAAAGATGCCAATTTTAAAAGTAGTTATGCTACGCCTGTTATTAATGAAAGTGGTACTCCTGGTTATTTAAGTACCACTTACGGCACTGCATCAACGGCAGCAAATTTTACCGTATCCGGAACAAATATGACAGCAGGAATACTTGTTACTCCACCTATGGGGTATGAGGTAAGTGTAAACAATTCAACATTCTACTCCACGTTAACTATTGGTTCGGCCGGTAATATTCCCAACACCATTATTTATATTCGTTTGATGGCTACTGCCTCATCGGGGAACTATGGGGGGAATATTGTATTATCAAGTTCAGGTGCTGCAAATGTAAACGTTGCTACAACAAATTCAACAATTAACAAAGCTCCGTTAACGGTTACCGCAAACAATGCTAATAAAATGTATGGCACAACCTTAACCGGTGGGGCAGGTTCGCAAGCATTTACAGTAACGGGTTTGCAAAATGGTGAAACAATTGGTAGTGTAACAATAGCCTACGGTACCGGCGCGCAAGCAACAGATCCGGTTGGTACTTACACTTCATGTGTAGCCATAGGAAGTGCCACCGGAGGTACTTTTTCGGCTAATAATTATAATATTACTTATGTAGGAGCTAACATTATTGTGAACCCGGCGCCGCTGGTTGTTATAGCAGATGATGTATCAAAAGTTTACGGTACTACAATTACTGGTGGGCCTGGTTCTAAAGCCTTTACAACCGCCGGGTTACAGAACGGTGAAACAGTAGGTACTGTAACTATTGGTTACGGCACCGGGGCGGCCGCAGCGGATGTAGCAGGAGCATATATTGATTGTGTTACCATAGCTGCAGCAACGGGAGGTAGTTTTACAAGCCATAACTATATTATTACCTATGTACCCGGAAAGCTTACCGTAGTCCCGGCGGCACTAAGTATTTATGCTGACGATGTGACTAAGGTTTATGGCACTGTATTGCAAGGCGGGCCAGGATATACGGCTTTTACTTCCAGCGGCTTACAAAATGGTGAAACTATAGGTAGTGTATTAGTTGGTTATGGGACGGCAGGGGCGGCAGACGCGCACGTAGGTAATTGCCGTAGCTGTGTTACTGTGGCTAATGCTACAGGCGGTACGTTTAACCCTTTTAACTACAAAATTACTTATGAACCAGGTAATATATTAGTAACACCTGCACCGCTTACCATTATAGCCGATGATAAAATTAAGCAATACGGCGAACCTAATCCGGTATTAACGGCCAGCTACAGCGGACTGGTAAACGGTGATAGCCCGGCGCAATTAACTATTAAACCTATTATAACTACCCCCGCTACCGATATCTCTCCTCCTGGTAGTTATCCAATAACAGCCACCGGTGCTCTCAGTCCTGATTATACGATTACTTATGTGCCGGGGACATTGCTGATTGTAGAAGCCTATGCTATACCCAATGCTTTTACCCCTAATGGTGATGGTATAAACGATACCTGGCATATACAATTTTTAGATTCATATCATCACTGTACGGTTAGCGTGTATAATCGGTTCGGGCAAAGTGTTTTTTATGCGAATGATTATGGCACGCCCTGGGATGGCACCTTCCAGGGAGGCGCTCTTCCCGCGGGCGTATATTACTATGTAATCGATCTGAAAAATATTAACAAGCATTTAGCAGGTTATATCACTATTATCAGATAG
- a CDS encoding helix-turn-helix domain-containing protein: MFEIGKKIKALRQQRGWSQSDIAELLSISVPAFSKIESDITDLNISRLRQIAEVFNVSVVDLISDQTEPSQTLLDELQEAKNTIAAQTLKISHLQEYIITLYEQLHKHTQDVISG; encoded by the coding sequence ATGTTTGAAATTGGTAAAAAGATAAAAGCACTTCGCCAACAAAGGGGTTGGTCTCAAAGTGATATTGCTGAATTATTAAGCATTTCAGTACCGGCTTTTTCTAAAATAGAGTCGGATATTACGGACTTAAATATTTCAAGGCTAAGGCAAATTGCCGAGGTATTTAATGTATCTGTGGTTGATTTAATTTCCGACCAAACTGAACCAAGCCAAACCTTATTGGATGAGCTGCAGGAAGCTAAAAATACTATCGCTGCCCAAACTTTAAAAATAAGCCATTTGCAGGAATATATAATTACCCTTTACGAACAATTACACAAACACACACAGGATGTAATTAGCGGTTAA
- a CDS encoding right-handed parallel beta-helix repeat-containing protein → MKLKNFLGAEKLGMVCSLFFIVTFALLISSCKKDSVTPETQTTAEENAISKSPKNTPPATTTTTTTTESATTTTTPVTYKESSPITYTGVSNITISGVSITAGAVPAITLNNCTNVHITLSRFVNGTTVDAVGVYLYKCSNITIDYCYFNQVASGVYASTSTGVYVANNQMLNMMGPMPRGQFVQLNACYGAGNKIMNNKCENIMGQSVPEDAINLFQSNGTADSPITVAYNWIRGGGPSKSGGGIALGDGGGSYQTASDNILVNPGQYGIAIAAGAVMSILNNKIYAAQASFTNVGTFAWNQYASTSGCSIVSISGNEVNFTAAGGYQNSNWDGGNCGTINGWQNNTWASSNLTAAILPATIITMK, encoded by the coding sequence ATGAAGTTAAAAAACTTTCTCGGAGCGGAAAAATTGGGCATGGTATGCTCGTTATTTTTCATTGTTACTTTCGCATTGTTAATCTCATCATGCAAAAAAGACTCAGTTACACCTGAAACGCAAACAACCGCAGAAGAGAACGCAATTAGCAAATCCCCTAAAAATACTCCACCAGCCACCACCACAACAACAACTACTACTGAATCAGCTACAACAACTACTACTCCGGTTACCTATAAAGAATCCAGTCCTATCACTTATACAGGTGTTAGTAATATAACTATTAGCGGTGTTTCAATTACTGCCGGTGCTGTACCAGCTATAACTTTAAACAATTGTACTAACGTGCATATAACACTATCACGTTTTGTTAATGGTACAACCGTAGATGCAGTTGGTGTATACTTATACAAATGCAGCAACATAACTATAGATTACTGCTATTTTAACCAGGTTGCGAGTGGCGTTTACGCATCAACAAGCACGGGCGTTTATGTAGCCAACAACCAAATGTTAAACATGATGGGCCCTATGCCGCGCGGACAGTTTGTTCAGTTAAATGCCTGTTACGGTGCGGGTAATAAAATTATGAATAACAAGTGCGAGAACATTATGGGACAAAGTGTTCCTGAAGATGCCATCAATCTTTTCCAAAGTAATGGTACTGCCGATAGCCCTATTACAGTAGCATACAACTGGATTCGCGGTGGTGGCCCAAGCAAAAGTGGCGGCGGTATTGCTTTAGGCGATGGCGGTGGTAGCTACCAAACTGCTTCTGATAACATTTTGGTTAACCCGGGCCAATATGGAATTGCCATTGCAGCAGGTGCAGTAATGTCAATTTTAAATAATAAAATATATGCAGCCCAGGCGTCTTTCACAAATGTTGGTACTTTTGCATGGAATCAATATGCTTCAACCAGCGGATGTTCAATTGTAAGCATTAGCGGCAACGAAGTAAACTTCACAGCAGCAGGAGGGTACCAAAACTCAAATTGGGATGGTGGTAATTGCGGCACAATAAATGGCTGGCAAAATAATACCTGGGCATCCAGCAATTTAACCGCGGCTATATTGCCTGCAACTATCATAACTATGAAATAA
- a CDS encoding undecaprenyl-phosphate glucose phosphotransferase: protein MKPKHNSAKLSFLFPDLLVFNIIHFLLITNIGNIVNSQAHFYTLLIVFNNMAWLICSHVAGIYKYDRIYRVYDLLKQTTITYIFFGLITWLFFDLNFLADTVNFILYDVVWFGVFLIASRIGMVGIVKFIDRTGVFRKRVVIIGDVKQAIALVEQLEKKQIFYEIKGFFNDTPNIANNYAYLGAISDCLSYAKNNNIAEIYSVISPDYMPELYELADEAQNNFIKFKFVPQFRNNDKYKYSFEFDDSLPIVSLKPEPLAEISGQVQKRIFDVIFSSLVIVFILSWLIPIIAILIKMESEGPIFFKQFRTGKNNRPFLCLKFRSLKVNDAADTMQVTQNDARYTRIGKFLRRTNLDELPQFFNVLAGDMSVVGSRPHMLKHTEDYSRLHGSYMLRHSIKPGLTGWAQVNGYRGEIKVDEQLIKRVEHDLWYIENWNFWLDMQIVLQTLSTTFKGDKNAY from the coding sequence ATGAAACCGAAACACAACTCTGCTAAACTTTCCTTTTTATTCCCCGATCTGCTTGTTTTTAATATTATTCATTTTCTATTAATAACAAACATTGGTAATATAGTAAATAGCCAGGCGCATTTTTATACATTGTTAATTGTATTTAACAATATGGCATGGCTTATATGCTCTCACGTTGCCGGGATATATAAATATGATAGGATTTACAGGGTATACGACTTGCTTAAGCAAACAACAATTACTTACATCTTTTTTGGACTTATTACATGGCTGTTTTTTGACTTGAATTTTTTAGCAGATACAGTAAACTTTATCCTATATGACGTAGTATGGTTTGGAGTATTCCTAATCGCAAGCAGGATAGGCATGGTTGGCATAGTTAAGTTTATAGACAGGACAGGCGTTTTCCGTAAAAGGGTTGTTATTATAGGCGATGTCAAGCAAGCTATTGCCTTAGTTGAACAGTTGGAGAAAAAACAAATTTTTTATGAGATAAAAGGCTTTTTTAACGATACGCCAAACATCGCTAATAATTATGCATACCTGGGTGCTATAAGCGATTGCCTTAGCTATGCCAAAAACAACAATATTGCAGAAATATACTCAGTTATATCGCCTGATTATATGCCTGAACTTTATGAACTGGCAGACGAAGCACAGAACAATTTTATCAAATTCAAATTTGTTCCGCAGTTCCGTAACAACGATAAATATAAATACAGTTTTGAATTTGATGATAGCCTGCCTATAGTTTCGCTCAAACCAGAGCCACTGGCTGAAATTTCAGGCCAGGTTCAGAAAAGGATATTCGATGTTATATTCAGTTCGCTTGTAATTGTGTTTATCCTGTCATGGCTTATACCAATAATAGCGATATTGATAAAAATGGAATCTGAGGGGCCAATATTCTTTAAGCAATTCCGTACCGGGAAAAATAATCGTCCGTTTTTATGCTTGAAATTTAGAAGTTTGAAAGTTAACGATGCAGCGGATACTATGCAGGTTACACAAAACGATGCAAGGTATACACGCATAGGTAAATTTTTAAGGCGTACCAATCTCGATGAATTACCTCAGTTTTTTAATGTTCTTGCCGGCGATATGTCGGTAGTAGGGTCAAGGCCGCATATGTTAAAACATACCGAGGATTACTCTCGCTTACATGGTAGCTACATGCTGCGTCATTCTATAAAACCAGGTCTTACAGGTTGGGCCCAGGTAAATGGTTACCGCGGCGAAATTAAGGTTGATGAACAACTGATAAAAAGAGTTGAACATGACCTTTGGTATATCGAGAACTGGAATTTCTGGTTGGATATGCAAATAGTACTTCAAACGCTTTCAACCACATTTAAAGGCGATAAAAATGCTTATTAG
- a CDS encoding WecB/TagA/CpsF family glycosyltransferase has product MAERDGDFKDALKNSDILLPDGIGITIAAKFLKGSVIKKVSGADLHDYLLKDLNDKGGSCFYLGSSTATLEKIEKRLKKEYPNIKGYFYSPPFKKEFTREENQEMIDRVNEVSPDVLFIGMTAPKQEKWAIANKSLLNAKYICSIGAVFDFYAGTVKRPNKVWINLGLEWLGRMVSEPRRLYKRYLVYGPVFAYKLIQQKLKTGNTISNSNSRPDAPVITIPSSLRNDEYTAA; this is encoded by the coding sequence ATGGCTGAACGGGACGGCGATTTTAAAGATGCTTTAAAGAATTCAGATATCTTGTTGCCAGATGGTATAGGCATCACTATCGCCGCCAAATTTTTAAAAGGCTCTGTAATAAAAAAGGTTTCAGGGGCCGATTTGCATGATTATTTGTTAAAGGATTTGAATGACAAAGGCGGATCTTGTTTCTACCTTGGCTCATCAACAGCCACGCTTGAAAAAATCGAAAAAAGATTAAAAAAGGAATATCCCAATATAAAAGGGTATTTCTATTCTCCGCCATTTAAGAAAGAATTTACCAGGGAAGAAAATCAGGAGATGATTGACAGGGTAAATGAAGTAAGCCCCGACGTGTTATTTATTGGAATGACTGCTCCGAAGCAAGAAAAATGGGCTATAGCCAACAAAAGTTTATTGAATGCAAAATATATATGTTCAATAGGTGCAGTTTTTGATTTTTATGCCGGTACTGTTAAAAGACCAAATAAGGTTTGGATAAATCTTGGACTGGAATGGCTGGGCCGCATGGTATCTGAACCACGGAGATTGTACAAAAGGTACCTGGTTTACGGACCGGTCTTCGCTTACAAGTTGATCCAGCAAAAATTAAAGACAGGGAATACTATTTCTAATAGTAATTCACGTCCTGATGCCCCAGTTATTACAATACCTTCATCATTACGAAACGACGAATACACCGCTGCCTAA